The Dreissena polymorpha isolate Duluth1 chromosome 2, UMN_Dpol_1.0, whole genome shotgun sequence nucleotide sequence CGCAATTGCTTGGGATTGAGGACCGGTTGGTTGCAAGGGTGCAGAAGAGGAGCGACATTATGTTCCAGGCAATAAGAGAATCGGAAATCGACAATATACCGTCTCCAATGTCGATCCATCTATCTGATCCATCATCACCCGTCCAGCTACTCCTCCAATCCATGCCATCCTTTGATTTGTCTCCCCTCCCCACAGTGTCTGCATCTTCATTGATCATCCCTGTACCAACTTCAACCCCCGCAATCACCCCTCTCCGAAGGACCAATGAGGTAACTGCCGTCATCGCCTCCACAGCCAACACTTTACTCTCCAGCCAGACTTCATCATCAACTACCGCAATCCCCCCTCTCCGAAATACCAATGACGTAACTGCCGTCATCGCCTCCACAGCCAACACTTTACTCTCCAGCCAGACACCATCTTCAACCAATCTGTCACCTATTAACACATCTTCCGTCCGTCCTGTTCCAGCCATGATGTCGACGCCTGCAGCCACACTCCAAGCACCCATCACTGCCAACCTGCCTTCCCTGCCAACAGCATCTGTTTTCAAGCCACCACCAACTATTAGGAGTCCCATCACCACTTCATCAACATTACCCACAACAACAGTCCCTTTTTCTGGCCACTGCCTTCTATCACCTATTAGATGTTCAACACCTGTATATCATCCAACATCCTCAACCACCGAGGCTCAAAGCGAGGTCGCGAGGTATTCCCCTTCTCCATTGTCTGTGGTGGAACACTACGTGCCGACCCCTGCCAACACACTCCTACAAACACATGCGACAGCCCTTCTGGTCAGTGGGGCAATGCCTCTGCTACCCCCTTCCAAACGTGATTGGTCTTCTGTTCCGGATGAGGCAATAACGCTCGTACAAGGTTTACGCTGGCCACCAAAAAGGATGGAAGGAACCTATCTCCTGACTGCCGATTACTTGCACTGGAGTATGCTGCAACATCCATCCTCCAGTCCACTGCTGTATCATGGAGCATCACCAACCGATGTCTGTTGGTCCACCAATTTCAGCACCTGATGCTCCCTGGTACAGCAGGTATTCtcctggacaacagtggaaaGGCCCGCCACTACTTACACGAAACAGTCCGAGAGATTGCCAGCGGCGTCAGCTCTCTTCCAACTGAAGTCAAGTCGACGATACTAAGGACCCTCCCAGAACATCAAGACGATCCTCTCCTGTCCATCATCAAGGACATTCCAGTCAGGCCCTGAAGGAAGAAGATGTCATGTAAActttgaatgtttaaagttgtttagtataaataattaaattttattaaatcatatgttttaaatgactgtttaaatttaatgacataaaaagtACTTGTGCTTGTACATTTCAAACTCCAGGAGGAGTTACTTTCTTTAAGGTAGGGGAAatgtaatatgtaatagttatgaaattatcaattaaatctacttacatatgttttattaactccagatacttgctaacaatccattgtttgtcacaattcagtaattccaatccaaaaatacgctccatgtttgtttactatgacgctgtcagccagctgtgtaggaatacgacctacattttcaattgcacaatataatttgttattcctaactattgttctccaaaattaatggctttcacttgtattattaatctaaggatgcatttgtgtattgcattttggtaaagttatgttccagttgcaaatgctttggaactattttgttaggcgtagaaagcctatgcatcatatagtttcatgtttccattgtattatttaatatgtttaacagaatttaaatgcagaacatttctgcctgatattatgtattaatgttatgtgttttaatacaaattgctttttataatcttacaactcatattattgacttactttgttgatttaggattccgaaatgctgtttaggaaaatggctctttgtgaacttgttttattggttaaggaattcctaagtgcacgttgattggttgggacgcctaagtttcggaatcctaaagcatcttgactataaatagcgcgcagcatcacggattcttcacctcggtcaatgactcaaaatccacgtcatttaaaagtcggaaacctaccagtttaagctaaagccatcataatggtagggaatagttctgtaaactcttaagtattcttttaagttatttaaaaaagtaatcaagtaacagtgatgctgcgcaccttcatcatacttatagttatttattcgtaaaccaaACTTCTTAAGTCGCGTTCTACGGtttgaatagatttgttaaaccttaacGCGGTCGTTTGTTCTATCCTGACAACTTCGAAGTGTCTAAGTA carries:
- the LOC127870190 gene encoding mucin-2-like, with translation MDIAQLLGIEDRLVARVQKRSDIMFQAIRESEIDNIPSPMSIHLSDPSSPVQLLLQSMPSFDLSPLPTVSASSLIIPVPTSTPAITPLRRTNEVTAVIASTANTLLSSQTSSSTTAIPPLRNTNDVTAVIASTANTLLSSQTPSSTNLSPINTSSVRPVPAMMSTPAATLQAPITANLPSLPTASVFKPPPTIRSPITTSSTLPTTTVPFSGHCLLSPIRCSTPVYHPTSSTTEAQSEVARYSPSPLSVVEHYVPTPANTLLQTHATALLVSGAMPLLPPSKRDWSSVPDEAITLVQGLRWPPKRMEGTYLLTADYLHWSMLQHPSSSPLLYHGASPTDVCWSTNFST